Proteins from a genomic interval of Nostoc sp. TCL240-02:
- a CDS encoding class I SAM-dependent methyltransferase has protein sequence MQLRPNQRQKLDDKDDKLFYAYPRFVTHVDEGFIQQLTDLYRDRLKPNTRILDMMSSWVSHLPEEMQFDHVEGHGLNAEELARNSRLNHYFVQNLNENPQLPLPDEDFDAVLNCVSVQYVQYPEAVFSEIYRILKPGGVAVISFSNRMFFEKAIQAWREASESQRVELIKAYFASVPGFTTAEVIVHKSTLPNLFQWLGAAGGDPFYAVIAYRS, from the coding sequence ATGCAATTAAGACCGAATCAACGCCAGAAATTAGACGACAAAGACGATAAGCTGTTCTATGCCTACCCCCGCTTTGTTACCCATGTCGATGAAGGATTTATTCAACAGCTAACGGATTTATATCGCGATCGCCTCAAACCCAACACCCGCATTCTTGATATGATGAGCAGCTGGGTGTCCCATCTACCAGAGGAGATGCAATTTGACCATGTGGAAGGGCACGGACTCAACGCTGAGGAACTAGCACGAAATTCCCGCTTAAATCATTACTTTGTGCAAAATCTTAACGAAAATCCGCAGCTACCTTTACCAGATGAAGATTTTGATGCTGTTCTCAATTGCGTATCTGTGCAGTATGTGCAATATCCAGAAGCAGTATTTTCCGAAATTTATCGCATCCTGAAACCCGGTGGTGTTGCAGTTATCAGCTTTTCTAACCGGATGTTTTTTGAAAAAGCGATTCAGGCTTGGCGTGAGGCTTCAGAATCACAGCGAGTAGAATTAATCAAAGCCTACTTCGCCTCAGTTCCAGGATTTACAACCGCAGAAGTTATAGTTCATAAATCAACATTACCGAATTTATTTCAGTGGTTGGGTGCAGCTGGAGGAGATCCGTTTTATGCCGTTATAGCTTATCGCAGTTAA
- a CDS encoding EVE domain-containing protein has product MNYWLMKSEPEAYSIADLQQQKETIWDGVRNYQARNFLRLMDEGDLAFFYHSGTNPPNIAGLMRVVKKDIADPTQFEPESKYYDPKSTSEFPRWQTVVVEFVETFSNPILLSILKEKFSDEDLMLVRQGNRLSVMPVPEAVALKILAMKSS; this is encoded by the coding sequence ATGAATTATTGGCTAATGAAATCAGAACCAGAAGCCTATAGCATTGCTGACCTTCAACAGCAGAAAGAGACTATCTGGGACGGCGTTCGCAATTATCAAGCTCGCAACTTTTTGCGCCTTATGGATGAAGGAGACTTAGCTTTTTTCTATCACTCCGGCACTAATCCTCCTAATATTGCTGGGTTAATGCGTGTAGTGAAAAAAGATATTGCTGACCCGACCCAGTTTGAGCCAGAAAGTAAATACTACGACCCAAAATCAACTTCTGAATTCCCTCGGTGGCAAACAGTTGTAGTAGAATTCGTTGAGACTTTTTCTAATCCAATATTGCTATCAATACTCAAAGAAAAGTTTAGCGATGAAGACTTAATGTTGGTGAGACAAGGAAATCGATTATCGGTAATGCCTGTCCCTGAAGCAGTGGCTTTGAAGATTTTGGCGATGAAAAGCTCATAG